The genomic stretch GACGCTTCCCGGCAAGCTCCACTGTCAAGCTCGATATTCCGGTGACGTTGCCGCCCGGCCGGGACAGGCTCGCGACCAGTCCGTTGCTGACCGGGTCTGCAGCCGATGCGAACACGATGGGGATAACCGCTGTCGCCTGTTTTGCCGCTCTGACTGGCGCGGTCGCGTGTGTGACGATGACATCGACCTTGAGGCGGGCGAACTCATCCGCGATCGCAGCGAGCTGCTCGTCATGTTCGTCCGCCCAACGATACTGGATCGCCACGGTGCGACCTTCGATCCAGCCGAGTTCGCCCAGCCGCTGTACCAGTGCAGCAACCGAACGCCTCGCCGCCGCAGCCGAACGAGGGCTGAAGAACCCGATGGTTGGCAGCTTCCCGGCCTGCTGCGCGCGCGCAGCCATTGGCCATACCGCCGCGCCGCCGAGAAGCGCGATGAAGTCGCGGCGTTTGAGTTGATCGAATTGCATCCGACCCTCTCAACGAGCCAAGGATCGCACCTTAGAATACCCATTTTGCGACCATCAGTCAGCGGCAATGTCGGAGTCGGGTCAAAACCGGTCCTGACGAGCCTGAAACGGGACTTCCGAAATAGCCCAGAAAGCAGACATTGCCGGCGTCAGTCGGCATGTCTCAAACGTGCCGACAGCGGAAGAACACCATTCACATTGCGATGCGTCGCAGCGTGGGATTTACTAGCAGCCTCCGCAGTAATTGAGGGAGGTCGATATGAGCCAAGGGCAGTCAATTCGGGACGCCAGTCATCTTTACGAAGTGGAGCGTCGCGTTCAGCATGCCGCGCGCCCCGGCTTTCGCATTATGGAGTTGCAGCTCTCGCCGACGCAGAAGGTGCCGTGGCACAGCCACACCAATATCACCGATACTTTTTACGTTTTGGAAGGCCACATGAGGCTGTTCTTGCAGGACCCGAAAGAGGAAGTGAATCTGAAGCCCGGCGAAATCCGTGTTGTTAGGGCAGCGCGACCTCATCTAGTGACCAACGGTGGCACCAAGTCGCTCACGTTTTTGGTTCTACAGGGTATCGGTGAATACGATTATGTTCCTCTCACATCGGGTTATCTTCTCGCCGCCGCACTTACGCCCGAACCGGAATAGCATCCGAGGATTGGAGGAAATCATATTCAATCCTAGTCAAATTGTCATCCAAGCGTTTGTCGGGGAGTTTAAAAATAGGTACGGCTAAATCTATGGAATCCTTGAGCCCGCCTATCCGGACATCATTGGTTTTGTTGGGCGCCTCGCGCTAGAGAATATTGCCAATAGTGAAGCGGCCTACCACGACATGAACCACACCATCATGGTGACGTTAGTCGGCCAGGAAATTTTACTTGGGAAACACACCAGCGAGGGCGGCGTTACCCCACGCGATTGGCTCCATTTTATGATTTCCCTCTGATGCCACGACATCGGCTATGTACGGAGGGTATGTCGGGGCGACCGTAATGGACATTATGTTTGTAACGAAGACGGTGATCTCGTACCCATATCCGCGGGAGCTATCATGTCACGCGATCTAAAGTCTTTGTCCGCGAGCGTTGCGGGAAAGTGAGCTTAGCCCACATCGATACGCGAGAAATTGAGGCAAACATCGAGCACACGCGGTTTCCGGTGCCGGAGGACGAGCAGCATACCAGCACGGCAGATTACCCAGGCCTGCTTCGTGCCGCGGACTTGATCGGCCAGTTGGCCGACATTGATTATCTGCGCAAGACGTCGGCGTTGTTTGCAGAATTCCAGGAAACCGGCGCGAGCGAGAAGCTCGGATATCAGACTCCGGATGATTTAAGAGCAGCGTACCCCGCTTTCTTCTGGCAGGCGGTCCGTCCCTATATCGGCGATGCACTCCGGTATTTGCAGGTCACGCAGGAGGGCAAGCAATGGATAGCTAACCTCTATGCGCACGTGTTCTCAGAAGAACACCGGGGGCATTCGGGGCCCACTGAGGTGAGTCTCCACACCCGTGCGGTCTGCCTCAGGCATCTCCGCTACTTCGGGTCATTCCTGACCGAATCGGCCTGTCCGCGTCATGTCCGGTTTACCCCCGATAGCGACTGTAGAGCGGACATCTCGGTTCGGCAGCTTCGTGCCAAAATCGGAAGTCCGCCAAATGTCATTTCTTGATCCTCGTCGAGCAAAAAAGAAAGACCGCCTCCCGATCAAGCAGCTCGCTTGAACGCTTCCCGCGCAGCCTCATTGGCGCGATCGAAGGCAGTTCGCGTTTCCGTCAAAGCCGCCATGAGTGCGGACCATGACTGGGTCCCCGCCTGGCTCAACTTCTCGAGTTTTTTCTCCGCCTCGACTGCATCGGCGTTCATACGCTTAACGGCGGCGTCGATATCGCCCCGACGCTCAGAAGCGAATTTCTTGGCATCGCTGCCAAGCTTGTCGGCTGCTTCGCGCCACGCTTTCAATTGGGCATCGGCTTGAAGCTTGAACGTCGCATGCTGGTGCTCGATTTGCTTGCCGAAGCCTTCGATATATTTCTTGACCTCGGCCTCGAACAAGCGCCAGTCAGCATCTAGTTTTGCTTTTGCCTGGATCCAGGCGGCCTCGTTAGCTTCCGACTGCTTCTTCATGGTGTCGCGAAAGTCATCACGCTGCTTACGCAGGTCAGCAAGAACCTTCTTGGCCTTGTCCCGGACATCGGCCTGCACCTCGGCCGCCTTGCCCTCAAGCGATGTCACCGTTGCGTCCATTTCATCGAGACGCTCCTTGGCCCAATTTGTAAAGAAGTGGATATTGCTTTGCGTAACCATTTGCTCGTCTCCATGAATGTCGAATGGTGCCGCCCCATGTTGTTGGTTAACACGCCCCGCCAAGCTATTTTTGATGTGAGTCAATATCAAACCTAAGAGTGGTCCGCGGTCTGACCGGACTTCACCCAAGAAGTTGCGAGTTCCGAAATGGGTCCAGGCTGTGTGAAAACTCCGAAGTCAAACTTTCGCGGAGAATATTTGTCTCGAATACGTTGAATAAGAAAAGGACTGCTCTGGCCGGCACCGCCGAAAGAAGAAAACAGAGAACACACTTCTCTGTTCGCTCTCCACGCGTGCACGTTTTCACACAGGCTGGGTGTAGAGGTCGAAGAAGGCAGCGCCGGACAGACCGGGCTTTTCGCCCACCCATACGCGCTTTTAGTGTTACCTGGCGCCTTAGCGCCAGGTTGCCGGTTCGCAGGGAGGATTATTCCACGAACCTCCGGCAAACTGGCCAACGTCCGGAGCCCGGATGCAGTGAACGACGCGGGAGGGATGGATGACTGCGCCGTTTTTGTCGTACCACGCCGCCCTGGTGCCTGAGCCCCGGGTTGCCGGTTCGCAGGGAGGATTATTCCACGAACCTCCGGCAAACTGGCCAACGTCTGGAGCCCGGATGCAGTGAACGACGCGGGAAGGATGGATGACTCCGCCGTTTTTGTCGTACCACGCCGCCATGGCCGGATTAGCGAACATGGCCGCGGCGATCAGTCCTACCGAAACAAGCTTACTCATTTGCGCGTCTCCATATGATATCAGTGATTGAACAACTGACTAACCCTTTGCTGCAGCTTATTTCTAGCGAAGAGACTACGAGCATCATTTTTACAGTACAGAGCCGGTCGCGGAAATCTGGACAGAACGATAAGTGGAATTTCTGCCTGACAGCGGCGATAATTGCCGTGAACAGGAGAGACCATGAGCAGACGACCCCGGCGGAACCACTCACCGGCCTTCAAGGCGAAGGTGGCTCTGGCCGCCATCAAGGGCGATCGGACGATAGCCCAGCTGGCGGAGCATTTCGACGTTCACCCCAATCAGATTACGGCCTGGAAATCACAGCTTGAGGGCGGCGCCTCTGATATTTTCGGATCGGGGGGCGGGACGCCGGCCACGCCCGCGGTCGATGTGAAGTCGCTGCATGCCAAGATCGGGGAGCTGACGCTGGAGAACGATTTTTTAGAAGGCGCGCTCACCAAGGCGGGATTGCTGAGCGCAAAGCGATGATCGACCGTAAGCACGATCTGTCGATCACCAAGCAGGCAGAGATTTTGAAGGTCAGTCGCGGCAGCGTGTACTATCTGCCGCGTCCAGTCTCTTCAGCCGACCTCGAGATCATGCAGCGTCTCGATCGGCTGCACCTGGAGTATCCCTTCGCCGGTTCGCGTATGTTGCGAGGCCTGCTGGCTTTGCAGGGGTGCAAGATCGGCCGCCGGCATGTGAAGACGCTCATGCGGCGGATGGGGATAGAGGCGCTCTATCGCCGTCCGCGCACCACCAAGCCCGAGCCCGGCCACAAGATCTATCCGTATCTGCTGCGCGGCATCGAGATCCGGCGGCCGAACCAGGTCTGGGCCATGGACATCACGTACATTCCGATGGCGCACGGCTTCGTCTATCTCGCCGTGGTGCTGGACTGGGCGACACGTCGTGTTCTGTCGTGGCGGCTGTCGATCACGATGGAGGCGGCCTTCTGCGTCGAGACCCTGGAAGATGCCTTGGCTCGCCACGGCAAGCCGGACATCTTCAACACCGATCAGGGCTCTCAGTTCACCGGCGCGGCGTTCACCGGCCTGCTCGCCAGCAATGGCATCGCCATCAGCATGGATGGCAAAGGGGCCTGGCGGGACAATGTGTTCGTCGAACGGCTGTGGCGCAGCGTCAAATACGAGGAGGTCTATCTGCGAGCCTACGAAACCGTCGGCGAGGCGCGACATTCGATCGGCCGGTATCTCGACTTTTACAACGGCCGACGTCCTCATTCGAGTCTTGACGACATGACCCCGGATCAAGCCTACTTCGATCTTCCGCCGCTCCGCGCGGCGGCCTAACCTCGGCAGAGGCTCCACTTATCGACGCGGAATTTTTGTTCAGACAACCGGGGCCAGCTCAGTACCGACGATGCACTTCATCAAGTGTTGATCTATATCAACCTCGTTCCCGAATACGGCGGCTGATGACCGCTCTGGGCCAAAAGCTGAAAAGTTCAATGGGAGCATATGTTTTCCGCTCTACCCCCAACAACGGACATAGAGCGACCACGGCGGTTTGTCCGAGTTGTGCCAACAAGAGACATCAACGGACCGGAGTGGCTACGGTCACAGGGTGTTCTTGTATACCCGCCCATCCTTCATGATGACCTTGAAGTTCTTGGCAGGGTCGGCGATTAGATTGATGTTCTCCAGTGGATTGCCGTCGACCAGCAGCAGATCGGCAAGCGCGCCCTGTTCAACGACGCCGAGCTTCCCAGAATACGGATTGCGTTTGCCGGACAATGCTAGCAGTTCGGCGTTGGCGCCGGTTGCCATTGCGAGCGATTCGGCAGCGCTGTACCAGCGGACAAGCGAGGCCAGAATTGCCCCCTGTTGCTGCGCGAGCGCTTGGGAGAACAGGACATCGGTGCCCCACGCCGTCTTGATCTTGTACTTCTTCGCCAGTTCGTATGTCGCGGCTATGCCGGGCCAAACTTCATCAGCCTTGGCTCGTTGAACTGAGCCTACCGGAAAGCCTTGTCTCAACTCCTCGGGGAGGGGCTGCAGACTCAACCACACGCCCTTCTCGGCAATCAGCTTGGCAGTTGTCTCGTCCATCAGGAAGCCATGTTCGATACACTTCACACCAGCGGCAATGGCCCGCTGAATAGCCGCCGGCGTAAAGGCGTGTACGGTGACGTAAGTGCCCCAATTCTCGGCCGCTTCGACAGCCGCCCGCAGTTCCGCCTCCGTGAAAGTCGACACGTCGATCGGGCTGAACGGCGAGGAAACACCGCCGCCGGCCGTCAATTTGATCTGGGAGGCGCCCTGCATGAGCTGCTCGCGGACGCGGACGCGGACCTCGTCAGGGCTGTCGGCGACCATACTGCCGCCAATCTGCTCCATGCGGCTGAGCATCCCGCCTATCGTGCGCGGCAGTTCCGACAACTGGCGGAAATCCCCGTGTCCGCTCGTCACCGTGATAAATGCCCCCGAGGGATAGATACGAGGCCCCGCGATCAACCCTGTGTCGATGGCGGTCTTTAGTCCGAATACCGGACCACCAACGTCGCGGACGGTGGTAAAGCCGCGCATCAGCGTGTCGGTTGCCTCAACGCTGGCCGCAATATTGTTGTATCCGACATCACCGACGATCGCCTGGGCAGGATTCGGCCGGATCAACATCGCATGCCAGTGCGCGTCGATCAGGCCGGGCATCAGCGTTCGCCCGCCGCCTGCGATCACGGTCATGCCGGGCTCGGCATCGATAGGCGCCGTCGAGATGCGTTCAAAGACGTTGCCCTTGATGAGGACGCTGGACGGCGCAGAGAGCGAGCCGCTCTTACCGTCGAAAATCCGCACATTCTGAAAAAGTGTCACGCCAGCACTCACCGGCGAATTGCCTTGCGCGCGAACGGCGGACGCAAGGCTGACGGCCATAAGCGGAAGCGCGGCGACGAAAATCCTTCGGGAGATCGCGTTCATTTAGCTCGCCCTCCTGGCAGACGTTTACGAAGCCTTCACAACCTCTCGTCGAGCATAACTAGCCAAGCAGGACGGCTCAATGAGGCAGGGCTGCTGTCCCAAATAGGTCAGAATGCGAAGCGCTTGAACCGAGCAAGTGTTTTTCCGCTTTACCTCCGAACTCAGACATTGGGCGCGCACCAGTCATGAATCTCACATTAAGTGGATTCTCCCATTTTTTTGAAATTTTGCGTACGAACCGGGGGAGACCGGTCGGACGGGAAGAGTAGCCTAGACTTTTGCCTACCCTCACCCCACCCGACAGTCGCTTTGCCCTTCGAAATGGACATCAGTCGCGCGCATGTGCATAAGCGTATCAGGCCGACGACAGACAGTCCGCAGGTTGAAAGGCCTGTGCCAAAAGGCTGGGTACTCGCGCTGCTACGGGTTGGCCGACAGACGTCAGATGCTCTGAGATCTGCACTGGTGACCAATGGTGGGGTAGGGTTCCCCGCAGTGCTCTCTGGCTGATATTACAGCAAGAGGCCGATAGCATGGGTTCCGCGGGAAAAACCCATCCCGCTACCGATGCAAGATGTGGGCTCCCGTCATGACCAAGTCTACTGCGGGACGTGACTGGAATGCTAAAGACGGTGCGTTTCCGCTCGTTGATCCGCGTCAGGGCGATGTCGAGGACGACGCCGCGAGCCCCGGACAAAGGTCGCTGCTCGCGATCGCCGGGAATCTGTTAGTCGAAATCAGCCTGCCGAAACTACTGTTCGCTTGGACGGTCTCGCTGCTGCTGCCGGCGGTGCTGCTCGGCCTCACGCCGCTGGTGGCCACGGCGTGGCTTGCCACGGTGTCGGGGCATATTCTGGCGGTAACGGAAATTGGCGCCGCACTGGTACTGGTTGTCCTGGTCGCGTTGGGATGGATCGGATGGCGGCCTCTGTTGCGGATCGCCGAGGTCAACTTCTGGTCGCTCAACGCGCTTGCCGTCCAGCCGGGCTATGCATTTTGCCGTGAGGCGCTGCGCCAACTGGCGGAGCGGATGTTCGCCCGGCACTCCAACGCCGCCGGGCGGGCGCGGTTGCGCGCGGCGAGTTCCGCCGGCGCCGGCATCGTCCTGTGCGGATGCGCGGCATTGATTGCCATTTTCATCTGGCCGGGCTCGCGCTGGATGGGCACCGTGACCGATCTCGCGGCACTGCATCGCTTGGTCTTGCCGACGCTTGCCAACGCCGTCGTGCTGGTGTCCAGTTATTTCGCGATCGCGGCGCTCGTCTGGGGCTTCGCGGATGCCAGCATGGATCAGCCGTTCGATCTCGCTGCATTCGATGACGCGCCGCCCGGTGGCCGCACCTGGCGCGTCGCGCATCTTTCGGACCTTCACACAGTCGGTGAGCGATATGGTTTTCGTATCGAAAGCGGACGCGGCGGCCCACGCGGCAACGAACGCCTCGACCGCGTCATGGCTCGGCTCGCGGCCATCCATACCGCACATCCGCTCGATCTCGTTCTTGTCAGCGGCGACATGACCGATGCCGGCCGCGCGACGGAATGGGCCGAATTCCTTGACACAGTGGCGCGGCACCCCGCCCTCGCGGTACGCATGATCGTGCTGCCAGGCAATCACGACGTGAACATCGTCGACCGCGCTAATCCAGCGCGGCTCGACTTGCCATTCAGCCCAGGCAAGCGGTTACGGCAGATGCGGACACTGTCGGCGATCGCGGCAGTGCAGGGCGATCGCGTGCACGTCGTAGACGGCGCCAAGCAACGCGCGTCGACGCTCAATGAGGCGCTGGCACCGCATCGCCTACGGATCGCGGCCTTCGTGGATCGCGGCGGCCTGCGCCGCGCCGCCGGGCTCGGGCGTCTCTTCGACGATCAATTTCCGATGATCATGCCGCCCGATTCGGAGGACGGTCTCGGTGTCGCTATCCTCAACTCCAACGCCGAAACCCATTTCTCCTTCACCAACGCGCTCGGATTTGTCTCCGTCGAACAAACGTATCGTCTCGCGGCTGCGCTCAACAAATTTTCAAAGGCCAGCTGGGTCGTCGCGCTGCATCACCACTTGTTGGAATATCCGATGCCGATGACGGCATTTTCCGAGCGGCTCGGCACTGCGCTCGTCAACGGCACCTGGTTCGTACGCAAGCTCAGGCCGTTGGCGGCCCGCATCGTGGTCATGCACGGCCACCGCCATATCGATTGGATCGGCGCCTGCGGCGCGATAAAAATCGTGTCCGCCCCGTCGCCGGTGATGGGCGCCACAGACGACGCACCCACGCACTTTCATATCCACACGCTCGCGGCAGCCCCCGACGGGCGGCTTTATTTGCTTCCGCCCGAGTGCATCGAGATTGCTGGCGTCGAAGCTCGATCCGCAGGTTAGATTTTACGGGTTTTAGTCTGTTCCGGTCCGCCGAGCAGATCGGCGAGCCAGCGGCTCGACGGATGCTGGCGGGAGAAACTCAGTATGGCGAGGGCGATGGGCACACCGATGAAGCTACCGAACAGGCCCCACAGGAACGTCCAGAAGAAGACCGCGAACAGCACGACCAATGGGGAGATCGAAAGAATGCTGCCAGACACGCGCGGCTCGATATAGCTACCGACTACGAACTGGATGATATTGAGGCAGACGAAGACGCCCAGAACCGTCTGCCAGCTGTCGAACTGGGTCATGGCCAGCAGGGTCGGAAACAGGGTTGCGATGAAAGGGCCGATGAACGGGATATAGTTCAGCGCGAAGGCGATTACGCCCCATTCAATCGCGAACGGCAACCCGGTGATCCAGGCGAAAACGCCGACGAGCAGGCCGGTCAAGGCGCTCATCTGCGTGCGCACCAGCATGTACTTTCTGAACTTCTCCGCGGTCGCAACGCTGCCGTCCAGAAGCATGCGCGCAGCCTCCCGGTTGTCGAGCGCCTCGATCTTGCGCCGCATATCGTCGACTTCCAGCAGTCCCAGGATGAGGTAGATCAGCGCGATCAGCCAGAAACTGAGGGTGGTATGGACGCGGCCCGCGATATGCTGCGTCGCACGCAATAGCCAGGCGACGTTGAAATGTTCGGCCCATAGCCCAGCGACGGAGACGCCGTGACTGTCGAGCCATGTCACCATGGCATCATACAGCGCCTGGTAGCGCGGCGCGTCCGCGACGAGCGATCGTGCCACCCGGCCGAAGCCCCAAGCGACCAGTGAGGCGAAGGTGAGACACACCGCGACCGTGACGACGATCGTGATAGCAAGCGCCAGCAGCTTCGGCATCCGCCCCTGCAACCAGTGCTGCAACGGCCAAACAATTGCGATGATGAAAATTGCCAGCGCAAGCGGCGCAAATACGATGCTCGCCTGCGCCGCGGCGGCCGCGAGCAGCACTGCCGCAATGATCGCCACAGCGATCTTCAATGCAAGGCCAGCCACCATTCTCTTGGCGCTTTCAGAAAAATACCGGCTTCTGCCGGAGACCAGCTTAGGGCTTCGACAACAGCCCGGCAATGCATGACAACCCTGGGGAGAGCCCACGTCATTTCATTAGAATCGTCAGCATTGCGAACCCACATCGAAGACAGAAAAAGTCGAAATAGCAGAATTAGCGACTGTTGGCGGTCCTACTTTTTCGATATTCTAGCTTCGCTCACCTACCGTCTTTTGCAGACGCACGTCCAGATAGGTTTTCAAATTGGAGGACCATCATGACAGACACTCTGATAAATCTTCAAGCCGGCTCAGATACGGCGCCTCTACGCGCCAAGTGGGGCTGGATCGTCGCACTCGGCGTCGTCTATCTCGTCGTCGGGTTTATCGCGCTGGGCAGCGTTGTGATGGCCACTGTCGCGAGCGTCCTCGTCGTCGGCGTGATGATGATCATCGCCGGCGTTGCCGAAGTATTCAGCGCCTTCCAGATCAAGAGCTGGGGCAAATTCTTGCTCTGGGCTCTGCTCGGTATGCTCTACATCATTGCCGGCTTCGTCACGTTCGAGAATCCGCTTCTTGCCGCTGCGCTGCTCACCCTCATTCTCGGCGCCTCACTTGTAGCCTCGGGCATCATGCGGATCATCCTTGCCTTCAGCATGAAGCGGGAAACGCCCTGGATCCTGGTGCTGGTGTCCGCCGTGATTACGCTGCTGCTCGGCCTCTTGATCTTGGCGCACTGGCCGGTCTCGAGTCTCTATATTCTCGGCCTGTTCCTTGGCATCGATCTGATCATGGCCGGCGCAGGCTGGATCGGATTGGGCTTCGGCCTGCGCCGCGCTCGTTGAAGATTGAGCTGGCGGAATGCGCGCGATGCGGTCGTCTTGATCAACGACAAAGAGGTGCCGCATGCGCTGGATCTGCCTCGCTGTCATCATTCTGTTTGCCGCTGCCATGACCGTTTTCGCACCGCTTCGAGATCGTCGCCATCTCTTTCCCGGGCCCCAACGTCCACGTGTCCCTCGAGCGGCTGGTTGGCGTCACCTACCTCCTGGGGCGGGGACGGGCTGCAGCCTGTTTGCGCTGCTGGTGAATCTTACGAAGGGTTGAAAAGAGGCGTAATGGGCTCGACCTGAATCAGCGTCGTTTGATCTCCAATCAAAGAGGGTAACGATGGACGAAACAGTGCGTCAACCGGTTCCGGTGGACCTCGCTTTGCAGGGCGGTGGCTCGCACGGTGCGTTCACTTGGGGCGTCCTCGATCGACTGATCGAGGAGCCATGGCTGCGGATCGAGGCGATCTCCGGCACGTCGGCAGGCGCGATGAATGCGGCCTTGGTGGCCGATGGATGGACACAAGGCGGGGCGGAAGGCGCCCGCGCAGCTCTCGAGACGTATTGGCGGCGTGTGTCGCAGGCTGCGGCGTTCAGCCCGCTGCAGCGCTCGCCGCTCGATCGGCTGATGGGCCGCTGGACGCTCGACACCTCCCCCGCCTATGTCGCCATGGACCTGATGACGCGCGTGCTCTCGCCCTACGATCTCAATCCGTTCGGGCTCAATCCGTTACGCACCATCCTTGGTGAAATCATCGATTTCGACCGGCTTGCGCGGGCGCCGATCTTGCTGTTCATCACCGCGACCAACGTGCGGACCGGCCGCGGCCGTGTCTTCCGCAACGCTGAAATCACGGCCGACGTCCTTCTTGCCTCGGCTTGTCTGCCGACCATGTTCCAGGCGATCGAGATCGACGGCGAGCCCTATTGGGATGGCGGTTATGCCGGCAATCCGACCCTCACACCGCTGGTGCGCGAAAGCGACGCGCACGACACCATCCTGGTGCAGATCAATCCGCGCGAACGGCGGGAGCCGCTGCGCACGGCAAACGAGATCCTCAACCGGCTCAACGAGATTTCCTTCAACTCACCGTTGATGAAGGAATTGCGCATGATCGCGCTGCTGCGTCAGGTGGTGGATCCCGGACACGGCGAGGGCGCGCGCTGGGCCGGCATGCGCACCCACAGCATCTGGACTGACAAGCTCGCCGACTTCGGCGCCTCTTCGAAACTCAATGCCGAGTGGAGTTTCGTGGGCATGTTGAAGGAGGAAGGGCGCCGCTGCGCCGACGCATTCCTCGCCACGCATGGCGAGGATCTGGGCCAGCGCTCCACCGCCGACCTCGACGTGCTGCTGGCGGAGTGC from Bradyrhizobium sp. Ash2021 encodes the following:
- a CDS encoding cupin domain-containing protein; amino-acid sequence: MSQGQSIRDASHLYEVERRVQHAARPGFRIMELQLSPTQKVPWHSHTNITDTFYVLEGHMRLFLQDPKEEVNLKPGEIRVVRAARPHLVTNGGTKSLTFLVLQGIGEYDYVPLTSGYLLAAALTPEPE
- a CDS encoding IS3 family transposase (programmed frameshift); this translates as MSRRPRRNHSPAFKAKVALAAIKGDRTIAQLAEHFDVHPNQITAWKSQLEGGASDIFGSGGGTPATPAVDVKSLHAKIGELTLENGFFRRRAHQGGIAERKAMIDRKHDLSITKQAEILKVSRGSVYYLPRPVSSADLEIMQRLDRLHLEYPFAGSRMLRGLLALQGCKIGRRHVKTLMRRMGIEALYRRPRTTKPEPGHKIYPYLLRGIEIRRPNQVWAMDITYIPMAHGFVYLAVVLDWATRRVLSWRLSITMEAAFCVETLEDALARHGKPDIFNTDQGSQFTGAAFTGLLASNGIAISMDGKGAWRDNVFVERLWRSVKYEEVYLRAYETVGEARHSIGRYLDFYNGRRPHSSLDDMTPDQAYFDLPPLRAAA
- a CDS encoding amidohydrolase family protein, with amino-acid sequence MAVSLASAVRAQGNSPVSAGVTLFQNVRIFDGKSGSLSAPSSVLIKGNVFERISTAPIDAEPGMTVIAGGGRTLMPGLIDAHWHAMLIRPNPAQAIVGDVGYNNIAASVEATDTLMRGFTTVRDVGGPVFGLKTAIDTGLIAGPRIYPSGAFITVTSGHGDFRQLSELPRTIGGMLSRMEQIGGSMVADSPDEVRVRVREQLMQGASQIKLTAGGGVSSPFSPIDVSTFTEAELRAAVEAAENWGTYVTVHAFTPAAIQRAIAAGVKCIEHGFLMDETTAKLIAEKGVWLSLQPLPEELRQGFPVGSVQRAKADEVWPGIAATYELAKKYKIKTAWGTDVLFSQALAQQQGAILASLVRWYSAAESLAMATGANAELLALSGKRNPYSGKLGVVEQGALADLLLVDGNPLENINLIADPAKNFKVIMKDGRVYKNTL
- a CDS encoding metallophosphoesterase; amino-acid sequence: MTKSTAGRDWNAKDGAFPLVDPRQGDVEDDAASPGQRSLLAIAGNLLVEISLPKLLFAWTVSLLLPAVLLGLTPLVATAWLATVSGHILAVTEIGAALVLVVLVALGWIGWRPLLRIAEVNFWSLNALAVQPGYAFCREALRQLAERMFARHSNAAGRARLRAASSAGAGIVLCGCAALIAIFIWPGSRWMGTVTDLAALHRLVLPTLANAVVLVSSYFAIAALVWGFADASMDQPFDLAAFDDAPPGGRTWRVAHLSDLHTVGERYGFRIESGRGGPRGNERLDRVMARLAAIHTAHPLDLVLVSGDMTDAGRATEWAEFLDTVARHPALAVRMIVLPGNHDVNIVDRANPARLDLPFSPGKRLRQMRTLSAIAAVQGDRVHVVDGAKQRASTLNEALAPHRLRIAAFVDRGGLRRAAGLGRLFDDQFPMIMPPDSEDGLGVAILNSNAETHFSFTNALGFVSVEQTYRLAAALNKFSKASWVVALHHHLLEYPMPMTAFSERLGTALVNGTWFVRKLRPLAARIVVMHGHRHIDWIGACGAIKIVSAPSPVMGATDDAPTHFHIHTLAAAPDGRLYLLPPECIEIAGVEARSAG
- a CDS encoding AI-2E family transporter — encoded protein: MVAGLALKIAVAIIAAVLLAAAAAQASIVFAPLALAIFIIAIVWPLQHWLQGRMPKLLALAITIVVTVAVCLTFASLVAWGFGRVARSLVADAPRYQALYDAMVTWLDSHGVSVAGLWAEHFNVAWLLRATQHIAGRVHTTLSFWLIALIYLILGLLEVDDMRRKIEALDNREAARMLLDGSVATAEKFRKYMLVRTQMSALTGLLVGVFAWITGLPFAIEWGVIAFALNYIPFIGPFIATLFPTLLAMTQFDSWQTVLGVFVCLNIIQFVVGSYIEPRVSGSILSISPLVVLFAVFFWTFLWGLFGSFIGVPIALAILSFSRQHPSSRWLADLLGGPEQTKTRKI
- a CDS encoding HdeD family acid-resistance protein — translated: MTDTLINLQAGSDTAPLRAKWGWIVALGVVYLVVGFIALGSVVMATVASVLVVGVMMIIAGVAEVFSAFQIKSWGKFLLWALLGMLYIIAGFVTFENPLLAAALLTLILGASLVASGIMRIILAFSMKRETPWILVLVSAVITLLLGLLILAHWPVSSLYILGLFLGIDLIMAGAGWIGLGFGLRRAR
- a CDS encoding patatin-like phospholipase family protein, whose translation is MDETVRQPVPVDLALQGGGSHGAFTWGVLDRLIEEPWLRIEAISGTSAGAMNAALVADGWTQGGAEGARAALETYWRRVSQAAAFSPLQRSPLDRLMGRWTLDTSPAYVAMDLMTRVLSPYDLNPFGLNPLRTILGEIIDFDRLARAPILLFITATNVRTGRGRVFRNAEITADVLLASACLPTMFQAIEIDGEPYWDGGYAGNPTLTPLVRESDAHDTILVQINPRERREPLRTANEILNRLNEISFNSPLMKELRMIALLRQVVDPGHGEGARWAGMRTHSIWTDKLADFGASSKLNAEWSFVGMLKEEGRRCADAFLATHGEDLGQRSTADLDVLLAEC